The following are encoded together in the Bradyrhizobium algeriense genome:
- a CDS encoding carboxymuconolactone decarboxylase family protein has protein sequence MSQTAPRIAPLEPPYAPDIAEQFDRIMRGAPPLVLFRVMAGNARAWEKFRAGSLLDRGPLSLREREIVIDRTCARTGCEYEWGVHIAAFAAAAKLTDEQVRATVRGAVTEACWSEAEQALIAVVDALHDRATLSDAEFAALSAHYDEAQIFEIILLCGFYHTVSYLANGLALPLEAKAARFPKA, from the coding sequence ATGTCCCAGACCGCGCCGCGCATCGCGCCGCTTGAGCCGCCTTATGCACCTGACATTGCCGAGCAGTTCGACCGCATCATGCGCGGCGCGCCGCCGCTGGTGCTGTTTCGCGTCATGGCCGGCAACGCCCGGGCCTGGGAGAAATTCCGCGCCGGCAGTCTGCTGGATCGCGGGCCGCTGTCGTTGAGGGAGCGCGAGATCGTCATCGATCGCACCTGCGCGCGAACCGGATGCGAGTACGAATGGGGCGTGCACATCGCGGCGTTTGCGGCTGCTGCAAAACTGACCGATGAACAGGTCCGCGCCACCGTGCGCGGCGCGGTCACCGAGGCCTGCTGGTCGGAGGCCGAGCAGGCGCTGATCGCCGTCGTCGATGCGCTGCACGACCGCGCAACGCTGAGCGATGCCGAATTCGCGGCGCTGTCGGCGCATTACGACGAGGCGCAGATATTCGAGATCATCCTGCTCTGCGGATTCTATCACACCGTATCGTATCTCGCGAACGGACTGGCGCTGCCGCTGGAGGCGAAGGCGGCAAGGTTTCCGAAGGCCTGA
- a CDS encoding outer membrane beta-barrel protein — MAGPAAGRNSRARVFRAALPCLALIALAGTAAQAQVVTPDLFSSKRTSQATSPDSPLRRTAAEANDPLNNPKLQERDKPAPSRIGQIPKYGLPAASGAADSGYDSLNRKRKKPKYYPGQAKPKPPVGPGSPPPPIASNTRLRLSIPPSESAHKTPIPPAMAGTVVGQPPRKRLRIDDDPFGAVGDYAGSFLIKSAVEFSGGYDTNPGRLVPAQGKPFYVIAPEFVAFSDWERHALVADLRGSFTGYTSNLTPNADGTPLSAPLDIDRPSFIGHVDGRLDVSRDTRLLAQGRLFVSTDNPGSPNVQAGLARYPIYTTVGGTVGVDQSFNRLQVSAGATVDRTDYTNSKLTDGTSTTNDDRNFSQYGGVGRVSYDLRPGLKPFVEVQGDSRVHDVRLDRAGFARDSAGGYVKGGTSFEFSRLLTGEIGVGYAARDYVDPRLDRLEGLLVSSSLVWTATPLTTAKFYSDTTITETTLPGTSGVLTHIYTVEVDHDFRRWLTAIGKFTWGDLDYQGNPRRDKIYAVSGEAIYKMNRNVWLRGTLRRDWLDSNLPGNSTVSTVMMLGVRLQH; from the coding sequence ATGGCGGGGCCAGCAGCCGGCCGGAACAGCCGCGCGCGCGTCTTTCGCGCGGCCTTGCCGTGCCTTGCGCTGATCGCTCTCGCGGGAACCGCGGCGCAAGCGCAGGTCGTCACGCCGGACCTGTTCAGCTCAAAGCGCACCAGCCAGGCGACGTCGCCGGATTCGCCGCTGCGCCGGACCGCGGCGGAGGCGAACGATCCGCTCAATAATCCGAAGCTGCAGGAACGTGACAAGCCCGCGCCGTCGCGGATCGGACAGATCCCGAAATACGGCCTGCCGGCCGCCAGCGGCGCCGCCGATTCCGGATACGACTCGCTCAATCGCAAGCGCAAGAAACCGAAATACTATCCCGGGCAGGCGAAGCCGAAGCCGCCGGTCGGTCCCGGCAGCCCGCCGCCGCCTATTGCGTCGAACACGCGGTTGCGGCTTTCGATTCCCCCGTCGGAATCGGCGCACAAAACGCCGATCCCGCCCGCAATGGCGGGCACGGTGGTGGGACAGCCGCCACGCAAGCGCCTGCGGATCGACGACGATCCGTTCGGCGCGGTCGGCGATTACGCCGGCAGTTTCCTGATCAAATCCGCGGTCGAATTCTCCGGCGGCTACGATACCAATCCCGGCCGGCTCGTCCCGGCGCAAGGCAAGCCGTTCTATGTGATCGCGCCGGAATTCGTTGCGTTCTCCGACTGGGAGCGTCACGCGCTGGTGGCCGATCTGCGCGGCTCCTTCACCGGCTATACCAGCAACCTCACGCCGAACGCCGACGGTACGCCGCTGTCGGCGCCGCTCGATATCGATCGGCCCAGCTTCATCGGCCATGTGGACGGCCGGCTCGATGTCAGCCGCGACACCAGGCTGTTGGCGCAAGGTCGGTTGTTTGTCTCGACCGACAATCCCGGCAGCCCGAACGTTCAGGCGGGCCTCGCCAGATATCCGATCTACACCACGGTCGGCGGCACCGTCGGCGTCGACCAGAGCTTCAACCGGCTGCAGGTTTCCGCCGGCGCCACCGTCGACCGCACCGACTACACCAACTCAAAACTCACCGACGGCACGTCGACCACCAACGACGACCGCAACTTCAGCCAATACGGTGGCGTCGGCCGCGTCAGCTATGATTTGAGGCCTGGCCTGAAGCCGTTCGTGGAAGTGCAGGGCGACAGCCGCGTGCATGACGTCAGGCTCGACCGCGCCGGCTTTGCGCGCGATTCCGCGGGCGGCTACGTCAAGGGCGGCACCAGCTTCGAATTCTCGCGGCTGTTGACCGGTGAGATCGGCGTCGGCTACGCCGCGCGCGATTATGTCGATCCGAGGCTGGACCGCCTGGAAGGCCTGCTCGTCTCGTCCTCGCTGGTCTGGACCGCGACGCCGCTCACGACGGCAAAGTTCTATTCGGATACCACGATCACGGAAACCACGCTGCCCGGCACGTCGGGCGTGCTGACGCACATCTACACCGTCGAAGTCGACCACGATTTCCGCCGCTGGCTGACCGCGATCGGCAAGTTCACCTGGGGGGATCTCGACTATCAGGGCAATCCCAGGCGCGACAAGATCTATGCGGTGTCGGGCGAAGCGATCTACAAGATGAACCGCAACGTCTGGCTCAGGGGCACGCTGCGCCGCGACTGGCTGGATTCGAATTTGCCGGGCAACAGCACGGTGTCGACGGTGATGATGCTGGGGGTGAGGTTGCAGCATTAA
- a CDS encoding glutamate synthase subunit beta, with the protein MGKITGFLEIDRNERKYSPVAERLKHYREFVIPLSEKDTRDQAARCMNCGIPYCHGTGSVAPGTPGCPVNNQIPDFNDLVYQGNWEEASRNLHSTNNFPEFTGRICPAPCEASCTLNIDDNPVTIKTIECAIVDRAWDNGWLQPEIAPARTGKKVAIVGSGPAGLAAAQQLARAGHDVHVYEKFAKAGGLLRYGIPDFKMEKHIIDRRVAQMEAEGVTFHYGVHVGGTSPGSVDPRELLNQYDAVALTGGAEAGRDLPIPGRDLDGIHFAMDFLPQQNRRVSSEPLGDAKEILAEGKHVVVIGGGDTGSDCIGTSFRQGAKSVTQLEIMPAPPEHENKGLTWPNWPLKMRTSSSQAEGAKREFAVLTQKFSGVDGKVQKLHCVQVDDKFKPIAGTEFELEAQLVLLAMGFVHPVHEGMLKNLGVDLDQRGNVRANTHDYQTSLPNVFSAGDMRRGQSLVVWAIREGRLCARAIDQYLMGTTTLPR; encoded by the coding sequence ATGGGCAAGATCACAGGTTTTCTCGAGATCGACCGGAATGAGCGCAAGTACTCACCGGTCGCCGAGCGTTTGAAGCATTATCGCGAATTCGTCATTCCCCTGAGCGAGAAGGACACCCGCGATCAGGCCGCGCGCTGCATGAATTGCGGCATCCCCTATTGCCACGGCACCGGTTCGGTGGCGCCGGGTACGCCGGGCTGCCCGGTCAACAACCAGATCCCAGACTTCAACGACCTCGTCTATCAGGGCAACTGGGAAGAAGCCTCGCGCAACCTGCACTCGACCAACAATTTCCCCGAGTTCACCGGCCGCATCTGCCCCGCCCCGTGCGAGGCATCCTGCACGCTCAACATCGACGACAACCCGGTCACCATCAAGACCATCGAATGCGCCATTGTGGATCGCGCCTGGGACAATGGCTGGCTGCAGCCGGAGATCGCGCCTGCCAGGACCGGCAAGAAGGTCGCGATCGTCGGCTCCGGCCCGGCGGGATTAGCGGCCGCGCAGCAGCTCGCGCGCGCCGGCCACGACGTCCATGTCTACGAAAAGTTCGCCAAGGCCGGCGGTTTGCTTCGTTATGGCATCCCCGACTTCAAGATGGAAAAGCACATCATCGACCGCCGCGTGGCGCAGATGGAAGCCGAGGGCGTGACGTTCCATTACGGCGTCCATGTCGGCGGCACTTCGCCGGGCTCTGTCGATCCGCGCGAGTTGCTCAACCAGTATGACGCGGTGGCATTGACCGGCGGCGCCGAAGCCGGCCGCGATCTGCCGATCCCCGGCCGCGACCTCGACGGCATCCACTTTGCGATGGATTTCCTGCCGCAACAAAATCGCCGCGTCTCCTCCGAGCCGCTCGGCGACGCCAAGGAGATTCTCGCCGAAGGCAAGCATGTCGTCGTGATCGGCGGCGGCGACACCGGTTCGGACTGCATCGGAACTTCATTCCGGCAGGGCGCAAAATCCGTCACGCAACTTGAAATCATGCCGGCGCCGCCCGAGCACGAGAACAAGGGCCTGACCTGGCCGAACTGGCCCTTGAAGATGCGGACTTCGTCGAGCCAGGCCGAAGGCGCCAAGCGCGAATTCGCGGTGCTGACGCAGAAATTCTCCGGCGTCGACGGCAAGGTGCAAAAGCTGCATTGCGTGCAGGTCGACGACAAGTTCAAGCCGATCGCCGGTACCGAATTCGAACTCGAGGCGCAGCTCGTGCTGCTCGCCATGGGTTTCGTGCATCCGGTGCACGAGGGCATGCTGAAGAACCTCGGCGTCGATCTCGACCAGCGCGGCAACGTCCGCGCCAACACCCATGACTACCAGACCTCGCTTCCCAACGTCTTCTCCGCCGGCGACATGCGCCGCGGCCAGTCGCTGGTGGTTTGGGCGATCCGCGAAGGCCGGCTGTGCGCGCGGGCGATCGATCAGTATCTGATGGGGACGACGACGCTGCCGCGGTAA
- a CDS encoding NfeD family protein: MAEIFSTLGTWNWLIFGFILMALELLAPGIFLFWLGLAALLVGLLSFVINPSWQTQLLLFAIFTVAAVPAWRHFARSAGSRSQSNPFLNKRTEALIGREFTLEKPIVDGTGTVRIDDTIWRVAGPDAPAGSRVKVVQADGASLTVAAA, from the coding sequence TAGGCACCTGGAACTGGCTGATCTTCGGCTTCATCCTGATGGCGCTGGAGCTGCTCGCGCCGGGCATTTTTCTGTTCTGGCTCGGGCTTGCGGCGCTGTTGGTCGGATTGCTCTCGTTTGTGATCAACCCGTCCTGGCAGACGCAACTCCTGTTGTTCGCCATCTTCACAGTCGCCGCCGTGCCGGCGTGGCGACACTTCGCGCGCAGCGCAGGAAGCCGCAGCCAGAGCAACCCATTTCTCAACAAGCGGACCGAGGCGCTGATCGGCCGGGAATTCACCCTGGAAAAGCCGATCGTCGACGGCACGGGCACAGTGCGGATCGACGACACGATCTGGCGTGTCGCCGGCCCCGACGCGCCGGCCGGTAGCCGCGTCAAGGTGGTGCAGGCCGATGGCGCGAGCCTGACGGTGGCGGCGGCTTAG
- a CDS encoding helix-turn-helix domain-containing protein, with the protein MPKPAAVPGKTAVRGSRTGRPVMALLDLLGRRWTLRIIWELRDGPLTSRALRTACDDASPTVMQARLSELREAGLVELLAGDGYRLTPLGRELMESFLPLHHFAERWSKRGA; encoded by the coding sequence ATGCCGAAACCGGCCGCCGTCCCGGGGAAAACTGCCGTTCGCGGCTCTAGAACCGGCCGGCCGGTCATGGCGCTGCTCGATCTGCTCGGCCGCCGCTGGACCTTGCGGATCATCTGGGAGCTGCGCGACGGCCCGCTGACCTCGCGCGCGCTGCGCACCGCCTGCGACGACGCCTCGCCGACCGTGATGCAGGCCCGGCTGTCGGAGCTGCGCGAGGCCGGTCTCGTCGAACTCCTGGCCGGCGACGGCTATCGCCTTACACCGCTGGGCAGGGAGCTGATGGAAAGCTTCCTGCCCCTGCATCACTTTGCCGAGCGATGGAGCAAGCGCGGGGCATAG
- a CDS encoding BA14K family protein, whose product MRTQGTGNSVRQRITRVLAAGALLFMYAFGMIATTGAFVAAGVSPAFAQRGRGRGRGGGWGRGRGDGVGAAIGIGVGAAIIGGAIAASAAEQQRRDAVSYCMQRYRSFDPESMTYLGRDGLRRSCP is encoded by the coding sequence ATGAGAACTCAGGGAACGGGCAATTCCGTTCGCCAGCGCATCACACGCGTATTGGCGGCCGGCGCTCTGCTATTCATGTACGCATTCGGCATGATTGCCACGACCGGCGCCTTTGTTGCAGCGGGCGTATCTCCGGCCTTCGCGCAACGCGGCCGGGGGCGAGGCCGGGGCGGCGGCTGGGGCCGAGGTCGAGGTGACGGTGTCGGCGCAGCAATCGGGATCGGGGTCGGCGCGGCCATCATCGGCGGCGCGATTGCGGCGAGCGCCGCCGAGCAGCAGCGGCGCGATGCCGTCAGCTATTGCATGCAGCGCTATCGTTCGTTCGATCCCGAGAGCATGACCTATCTCGGCCGCGACGGCCTCCGCCGTTCCTGCCCGTAG
- a CDS encoding KpsF/GutQ family sugar-phosphate isomerase has product MANPNPLMAKSSGTDPADAAVQSALRTLDAEAGGIAALSAALQSDLRAPFTAATDLIRNAKGRLIVTGLGKSGHIGRKIAATFASTGTPAFFVHAAEASHGDLGMITAEDVILALSWSGEQPEMKNLISYAARFRISVIAMTAERESSLSKAADVALTLPKAREACPHNLAPTTSSLMMLALGDTLAIALLEGRGFTSVDFSVLHPGGKLGAMLKYTRDLMHAGDAVPLKPLGTKMSDALVEMTSKGFGCVGIVDARGHIVGIVTDGDLRRHMDMGPDLMAATVDEVMTKNPKTIDRDVLAGEALEILNSSKITTLIVTDAGKPVGIVHLHDFLRAGVA; this is encoded by the coding sequence ATGGCCAATCCGAACCCGCTGATGGCAAAATCATCCGGCACCGATCCCGCTGATGCTGCCGTCCAATCGGCCCTGCGCACGCTCGACGCCGAGGCCGGCGGGATCGCCGCGCTATCGGCGGCACTGCAGTCCGATCTCCGCGCCCCCTTCACTGCCGCCACCGACCTGATCCGGAACGCCAAGGGACGGCTGATCGTCACTGGCTTGGGCAAGTCCGGCCATATCGGCCGCAAGATCGCCGCGACCTTTGCCTCCACCGGCACGCCGGCGTTCTTCGTTCATGCCGCCGAAGCCAGCCATGGCGACCTCGGCATGATCACGGCCGAGGACGTCATCCTGGCGCTGTCCTGGTCCGGCGAGCAGCCGGAGATGAAAAACCTGATCAGCTACGCCGCGCGGTTCCGGATTTCCGTGATCGCGATGACGGCGGAGCGGGAATCCTCGCTCAGCAAGGCTGCCGACGTCGCGCTGACGCTGCCGAAGGCGCGCGAGGCCTGCCCGCACAATCTCGCGCCGACCACCTCCTCGCTGATGATGCTGGCGCTCGGCGATACGCTGGCGATCGCGCTGCTGGAAGGCCGCGGCTTTACGTCGGTCGATTTCAGCGTGCTGCATCCGGGCGGCAAGCTGGGTGCAATGCTGAAATATACCCGCGATCTCATGCACGCGGGCGACGCCGTGCCGCTGAAGCCGCTGGGCACCAAAATGTCCGACGCGCTGGTCGAGATGACCTCAAAGGGCTTTGGCTGCGTCGGCATCGTCGACGCACGCGGGCATATCGTCGGCATCGTCACCGACGGCGATTTGCGCCGCCACATGGACATGGGGCCCGATCTGATGGCGGCCACCGTCGACGAGGTGATGACGAAAAATCCGAAGACGATCGACCGCGACGTGCTGGCCGGCGAGGCGCTGGAGATCCTCAACTCCTCGAAGATCACGACGCTGATCGTCACCGACGCCGGCAAGCCGGTCGGCATCGTGCATCTGCACGATTTTTTGCGCGCAGGCGTGGCGTAG